The following coding sequences lie in one Oceanotoga teriensis genomic window:
- a CDS encoding carbohydrate ABC transporter permease, producing MRIGMKGKKRLEKIILYIFVIIIFIYFVFPFYWAIRSSFTSNKLLFSENFNLIPPEFTFEHYINVFKEHNFLRNIWNSIVVAGSTTILSLIIGSFAGYAVARLKIPGKIFIMGSILAVSMFPQVSILGGLYQLLRNMNLIDTYPGLIIPYTAITLPLTTWILQNFFRDLPLSVEESAYIDGCSKFETLWRIVLPLSGPAIVTTGLLTFISAWNEFMFALTFVINPEMFTVPVAISMFTGASQYEQPWGQLMAASVMITVPLVILVLIFQNKIVEGLTSGAVKG from the coding sequence ATGAGAATTGGAATGAAAGGAAAAAAAAGATTAGAAAAAATTATTTTATATATTTTTGTTATTATAATATTCATATATTTTGTTTTTCCATTTTATTGGGCAATAAGAAGTTCTTTTACAAGTAATAAATTACTTTTTTCAGAGAATTTTAATTTGATACCACCAGAATTTACTTTTGAACATTATATAAATGTTTTTAAAGAGCATAATTTTTTAAGAAATATATGGAATTCAATTGTAGTTGCAGGATCTACTACGATATTATCTTTAATAATAGGATCTTTTGCAGGGTATGCTGTTGCAAGATTAAAAATACCTGGAAAAATATTTATTATGGGAAGTATTTTAGCTGTTTCAATGTTTCCTCAGGTTTCAATCCTTGGAGGACTTTATCAACTATTAAGAAATATGAATCTTATAGATACTTATCCAGGACTTATAATACCTTATACAGCGATTACCTTACCTCTTACAACATGGATTTTACAAAACTTTTTTAGAGATTTACCTTTATCTGTTGAAGAATCTGCTTATATAGATGGATGCTCGAAGTTCGAAACTTTATGGAGAATTGTTTTGCCTTTATCTGGACCGGCTATAGTTACAACTGGTCTCTTAACTTTTATAAGTGCTTGGAATGAATTTATGTTTGCTTTAACTTTTGTTATAAATCCTGAAATGTTTACAGTTCCAGTAGCTATTTCTATGTTTACAGGAGCATCACAGTATGAACAACCTTGGGGGCAATTGATGGCTGCATCTGTTATGATAACAGTTCCTTTGGTTATACTTGTTTTAATATTTCAAAATAAAATAGTAGAAGGATTGACTTCTGGTGCTGTAAAAGGATAA
- a CDS encoding carbohydrate ABC transporter permease: protein MNNYNKKDMKLAFWLIIPALIAIGITAFIPLIQTFYDSFFKWSLRPGFEREFLGFKNYIDLFQDSRFLASLWNTIYFSFFSVLFEFLIGLGVALILNAKFKFRGFMRAAMLIPWAVPTVISSQMWRWMFNDQYGVISNLFYTLGILEQGTPILADPKLALNAIVAVDVWKTTPFVALLLLAGLQLIPGELYEASRIDGATKWKQFTSITLPILKPTIAVTLIFRTLDALRVFDIVYIMTPGLQQTETMSVYNRSLLMDNIFSPRGLFGYGSALSVIIFLIIGVFTLIYIKTMKLKID from the coding sequence ATGAACAATTATAATAAAAAAGATATGAAATTAGCTTTTTGGCTAATAATACCAGCTTTAATTGCAATAGGTATAACGGCTTTTATACCTTTGATACAAACTTTTTATGATTCTTTTTTTAAATGGTCATTAAGACCTGGATTTGAAAGAGAGTTTTTAGGATTTAAAAATTATATAGATTTGTTTCAAGATAGTAGATTTTTAGCTTCTCTATGGAACACTATATACTTTTCATTTTTTTCTGTTTTATTTGAATTTTTAATTGGTTTAGGTGTTGCATTAATTTTAAATGCGAAATTTAAGTTTAGAGGATTTATGAGAGCTGCAATGTTAATTCCCTGGGCTGTACCGACAGTTATTTCATCTCAAATGTGGAGATGGATGTTTAATGATCAATATGGAGTTATAAGTAATTTATTTTATACTTTAGGAATATTAGAACAAGGAACACCAATATTAGCCGATCCAAAACTTGCTTTAAATGCTATTGTTGCTGTCGATGTTTGGAAGACAACTCCTTTCGTAGCTCTTTTATTGTTAGCTGGACTGCAGTTAATACCTGGAGAACTTTATGAGGCTTCCAGAATAGATGGTGCAACAAAATGGAAGCAATTTACAAGTATAACTTTACCAATATTGAAACCTACCATTGCTGTTACTCTTATATTTAGAACCTTAGATGCATTAAGAGTTTTTGATATTGTATATATAATGACTCCTGGTTTACAACAAACAGAAACAATGTCTGTATACAATAGAAGTTTACTTATGGATAATATATTTTCTCCAAGAGGTCTTTTTGGATATGGATCAGCCTTATCGGTTATTATATTTTTGATTATTGGAGTTTTTACACTTATTTATATCAAAACTATGAAATTAAAAATAGACTGA
- a CDS encoding ABC transporter substrate-binding protein, translating to MKKGLLFIFILLLFVNVFSVNISMTAGAVGKELEVLYKQVEEFEKLNPDISVKVLPMPNSSTSRHDLYVTYLASGTPDPTVLMLDVIWPAEFEPFLADLTSDYDYFELDKFLEGTVKSVTYKNKVVAIPWFTDAGLLYYRKDLLDKYGYDVPKTWDELYNIAKDISNKEKIDGFIWQGASYEGLTCDVMEFIHSHGGAIVENGEVVLDKPENKERTIIALNYMKKLIDDGVTRKGVTTYMEEEARRLFQNGDAVFMRNWPYAWTLVNGDSSKIAGKVGVSPLPKGSNPEGRNSATLGGWNLAINGNASKSQIEAAKKLIKFLTSPEQQVVKALGVTQNPTRKAVYNDPRIKEEIPFMVELYDVFINAEPRPVTPVYSEVSREIYTETSNVLRGIKTPEKAVDDLINSLKEIM from the coding sequence GTGAAAAAAGGGTTATTATTTATTTTTATATTATTACTTTTTGTAAACGTTTTCTCAGTAAATATTTCTATGACTGCTGGAGCAGTTGGTAAAGAGCTTGAAGTTCTTTATAAACAAGTAGAAGAGTTTGAAAAATTAAATCCTGATATAAGTGTAAAAGTTTTACCTATGCCAAATTCTTCAACATCAAGACATGATTTGTATGTTACATATCTTGCTTCTGGAACACCAGATCCAACAGTTTTGATGCTTGATGTAATATGGCCAGCTGAATTTGAACCTTTTTTAGCAGATTTAACATCTGATTATGATTATTTTGAACTCGATAAATTCTTAGAAGGTACAGTTAAATCCGTAACTTATAAGAATAAAGTAGTTGCAATACCTTGGTTTACAGATGCTGGATTGCTTTATTATAGAAAAGATTTATTAGATAAATATGGTTATGATGTTCCAAAAACTTGGGATGAACTTTATAATATAGCAAAAGATATTTCAAACAAAGAAAAAATAGATGGATTTATATGGCAAGGAGCTTCTTATGAAGGTCTTACATGTGATGTTATGGAATTTATACATTCACATGGTGGAGCTATAGTTGAAAATGGTGAAGTTGTTCTTGATAAACCAGAAAACAAAGAAAGAACTATAATAGCTTTAAATTATATGAAAAAATTGATAGATGATGGTGTTACAAGAAAAGGTGTAACCACTTATATGGAAGAAGAAGCAAGAAGATTATTCCAAAATGGAGATGCTGTTTTTATGAGAAATTGGCCATATGCTTGGACTTTAGTAAATGGAGATTCTTCAAAAATAGCAGGAAAAGTTGGAGTATCTCCTTTACCTAAGGGATCTAACCCAGAAGGAAGAAATTCTGCAACTTTAGGTGGATGGAACCTTGCAATAAATGGTAATGCATCAAAATCTCAAATAGAAGCTGCTAAGAAATTAATAAAATTCCTTACAAGCCCTGAACAACAAGTTGTAAAAGCTTTAGGAGTTACTCAAAATCCAACGAGAAAAGCTGTTTATAATGATCCAAGAATAAAAGAAGAAATTCCTTTCATGGTTGAACTTTATGATGTATTTATAAATGCAGAACCAAGACCTGTAACTCCAGTTTACTCTGAAGTTAGTAGAGAAATATATACAGAAACAAGTAATGTTTTAAGAGGAATAAAAACACCTGAAAAAGCAGTAGATGATTTAATAAATTCTTTAAAAGAAATAATGTAA
- a CDS encoding carbohydrate kinase family protein, with amino-acid sequence MDFISYGEVLIDLISSDYIENLKDSLSFKKYFGGSPANICINLSKLNVKTALISKIGNDPFGNFILEKLKKNNINTSGITISEDNNTDIVTVLKSKKTPKFHAYRSSSLNLELNDKALNLVSQSKILHISSWALSTDHNLKNTFNILKKAKENNLFIGFDPNYRKILWKSSDNIINILKKILPYINLIKPSEDDCESIFGKNTLDSYINEFFSLGAKNIVLTLGEKGAIYINNKNKSLKIPSTIKEVIDTTGAGDAFWSGIYYGIMNNKTIEDSLYFGRSFAEESLKNIGAEFDISNLKKL; translated from the coding sequence ATGGATTTTATATCGTATGGAGAAGTTTTAATAGATTTAATATCAAGTGATTATATAGAAAATTTAAAAGATTCTCTATCTTTTAAAAAATATTTTGGAGGATCTCCAGCAAATATTTGTATTAATTTATCAAAATTAAATGTAAAAACTGCTTTGATATCAAAAATTGGAAATGATCCTTTTGGAAATTTCATACTTGAAAAGCTTAAAAAAAATAATATAAATACTTCTGGAATAACTATAAGTGAAGATAATAATACAGATATTGTAACAGTTTTAAAGTCAAAAAAAACACCAAAATTTCATGCTTATAGATCTTCTTCATTGAATTTAGAACTAAATGATAAAGCTTTAAATTTAGTTTCTCAATCAAAAATTCTTCATATATCTTCTTGGGCATTATCAACAGATCATAATTTAAAAAATACATTTAATATATTAAAAAAAGCTAAAGAAAATAATTTATTTATTGGATTCGATCCAAATTATAGAAAAATTTTGTGGAAGAGTTCTGATAATATAATAAATATATTAAAAAAAATACTTCCTTATATAAATTTAATAAAACCCTCTGAAGATGATTGCGAAAGCATTTTTGGAAAAAATACTTTAGATTCTTATATAAATGAATTTTTTAGTTTGGGAGCAAAGAATATAGTACTAACTTTAGGAGAAAAAGGTGCTATATACATAAATAATAAAAACAAATCATTAAAAATTCCTTCTACTATAAAAGAGGTTATAGATACAACAGGGGCAGGAGATGCTTTTTGGTCTGGAATATACTATGGAATAATGAACAATAAAACAATAGAAGATTCTTTATACTTTGGAAGATCCTTTGCAGAAGAAAGTTTAAAAAATATAGGTGCAGAATTCGATATATCAAATTTAAAAAAGCTCTAA
- a CDS encoding glycosyltransferase, translating into MKIGFINPQGNFDNFDSHLTEHPDFGGQLIYVKELAMAMSKLGIKVDIITRKIVDDKWPEFSKSIDYYDNYNNLRIIRLEFGGNKFLQKEKIWPYLNEFSNQIIKFYGNEIPDFFTTHYADGGYTGALLKKYINKPFSFTAHSLGAQKMDKLNVNEFNYIKYDKDFNFTKRINAEKLSIKYCDFISVSTVQEKEEQYMHDYYKEISQTNLEKFNLIPPGVNTKIFNPDLNISKELKLYLDSKIKNYKNLIILSSRLEFKKNHLNALKAFIENKNLNNFSKMVIVLRNIDNPFEIDKLNDSDRNIIKPMIDLILKNNIENKIIFLNIKSQKDLACTYSYLRKNKAIFCLPSFYEPFGLAPLEAAACKLPIVATKNGGPKEIFKNKEGILIDPENPQNIAEGFLTCFKDYLKYSDKSYNLVINNYTWEKTAEKYLKLIENNKLYIKNKFLDLNLDKKIIEKI; encoded by the coding sequence ATGAAAATTGGTTTTATAAATCCTCAAGGTAATTTTGATAACTTTGATTCTCATTTAACAGAACATCCAGATTTTGGGGGTCAATTAATATATGTAAAAGAATTGGCTATGGCTATGTCAAAATTGGGTATAAAAGTTGATATAATAACAAGAAAAATAGTTGATGATAAATGGCCAGAATTCAGTAAGTCTATAGATTATTATGATAATTATAATAATTTAAGAATTATACGATTAGAGTTTGGAGGTAATAAATTTCTACAAAAAGAAAAAATTTGGCCTTATTTAAATGAATTTTCAAACCAAATAATAAAATTCTATGGCAATGAAATACCAGATTTTTTTACAACTCATTATGCCGATGGAGGATATACGGGAGCTCTACTGAAAAAATATATAAACAAACCTTTTTCTTTTACAGCTCATTCATTAGGAGCTCAGAAAATGGATAAATTAAATGTAAATGAATTTAATTATATCAAATATGATAAAGATTTTAATTTTACAAAAAGAATAAATGCTGAAAAATTATCAATAAAATATTGTGATTTTATATCTGTTTCAACTGTTCAAGAAAAAGAAGAACAATATATGCATGATTATTATAAAGAAATTTCTCAAACAAATTTAGAAAAATTTAATTTAATTCCTCCTGGAGTTAATACAAAAATTTTTAATCCTGATTTAAATATATCAAAAGAACTTAAGTTATATTTAGATTCCAAAATAAAAAATTATAAAAATTTAATAATTCTTTCGAGTAGATTAGAATTCAAAAAAAATCATTTAAATGCTTTAAAAGCTTTCATTGAAAACAAAAATTTAAATAATTTCTCAAAAATGGTTATTGTTCTAAGAAATATAGATAACCCCTTTGAAATAGATAAATTAAATGATTCAGATAGAAATATAATTAAGCCTATGATAGATTTGATATTAAAAAATAATATAGAAAATAAAATTATCTTTTTAAACATTAAATCTCAAAAAGATCTTGCATGTACATACTCTTATTTGAGAAAAAATAAAGCTATTTTTTGTTTGCCATCTTTTTATGAGCCTTTTGGTTTAGCACCATTAGAAGCTGCTGCATGTAAATTGCCCATCGTTGCAACAAAAAATGGTGGACCAAAAGAGATTTTCAAAAATAAAGAAGGTATTTTAATAGATCCAGAAAATCCACAAAATATTGCTGAAGGATTTTTAACTTGTTTTAAAGATTATTTAAAATACTCTGATAAATCATATAATTTAGTTATAAATAATTATACTTGGGAAAAAACAGCAGAAAAATACTTAAAACTAATAGAAAATAATAAACTATATATCAAAAATAAATTCTTGGATTTAAATTTAGATAAAAAAATAATCGAGAAGATATAA
- the galT gene encoding galactose-1-phosphate uridylyltransferase, protein MSELRKDPLTNRWVIISEDRAKRPMNYVEEERIEELYCPFDYGNENSTPNELLSFRSPDSKANESGWWVRVVPNKFSALKENIILDKSPYGIYDRVSGFGYHEVIIETPEHNTNVSHFSLKQMEEVFWAYLKRFNSLKEDKRIKYIQIFKNYGKKAGASLVHPHSQLIATSIVPVNLIDEIEGAKKYFNFKNRCVFCDIVKYEEEVNERIIFKSENFIVFEPYASRFPYETWIMPRFHSHDFGELEKNEDIVKELAEVSKNFYSRFFKVLNNPPYNMLIHTAPFGEDCSKEYHWHIEIIPRITNIAGFEWGTGFYINSVSPEKAADELKKEEPFL, encoded by the coding sequence TTGAGTGAATTAAGAAAAGATCCTCTAACCAATAGATGGGTAATAATATCTGAAGATAGAGCTAAAAGACCTATGAATTATGTAGAAGAAGAGCGTATAGAAGAACTTTATTGCCCTTTTGATTATGGAAATGAAAATAGTACTCCTAATGAACTTCTTTCGTTTAGAAGTCCAGATAGTAAGGCTAATGAATCAGGATGGTGGGTTAGAGTTGTTCCAAATAAATTTTCAGCTCTAAAAGAAAATATAATTTTAGATAAATCACCTTATGGAATTTATGATAGAGTATCGGGATTTGGATATCATGAAGTAATAATAGAAACACCAGAACATAATACTAATGTATCTCATTTTTCATTGAAACAAATGGAAGAAGTTTTTTGGGCATATTTAAAAAGATTTAATTCTTTAAAAGAAGATAAAAGAATTAAGTATATACAGATATTTAAAAATTATGGTAAAAAAGCAGGAGCCTCTTTAGTTCATCCACATTCTCAATTAATAGCTACGAGTATTGTTCCTGTTAATCTTATAGATGAAATAGAAGGTGCAAAAAAATATTTTAATTTTAAAAACAGATGTGTTTTTTGTGATATTGTTAAATATGAAGAAGAAGTAAATGAAAGAATTATTTTTAAAAGTGAAAATTTTATAGTATTTGAACCTTATGCTTCAAGATTTCCTTATGAAACATGGATTATGCCGAGATTTCATTCGCATGATTTTGGAGAATTAGAAAAAAATGAAGATATAGTAAAAGAATTGGCTGAAGTTTCTAAAAATTTTTATTCCAGATTTTTTAAAGTTTTGAATAATCCTCCTTATAATATGCTTATTCATACGGCACCTTTTGGAGAGGATTGTAGTAAAGAATACCATTGGCATATAGAAATAATACCCCGAATTACTAATATAGCTGGATTTGAATGGGGAACAGGATTTTATATAAATTCTGTTTCTCCAGAAAAAGCTGCTGATGAATTAAAAAAGGAGGAACCATTTTTATGA
- a CDS encoding glycogen synthase, which yields MKIAYVSFEVVPFAKVGGLADVAGALPKYLKKRKNNVFVVMPFHKVIRDNFNNLKLISEDFVPLSHELKQPFSVYEGKLPESDVVVYFIKNNELFNTKDIYGGRDLALQSSYFCDSVLKFIKEIHPDTDLINVNDWQTSLIPAYLKNNYFLDDILGNIKTVLTIHNLGYQGIFTRDKFDLTGLPDFIFNPEYAEFYGYTNYLKLGIIYSDIVNTVSKTYAEEIQTAEFGYQLDGVLRSKKDFLYGIINGIDYEEYNPLTDKRIFKPIKNYNDKIENKLKLQEKLGLKISKDVPVTSLISRLYDQKGLDLIQEIIEYSLALDFQFVILGTGDKKYEDFFNELSKRYPKQVSSNLFFDLDLAQKIYAGSDMFLMPSLYEPCGLGQMYSMRYGTVPIVRYTGGLADTVIEFYEEGNGNGFGFYDYTSKDLLNAITKAVFYYKKRNKEWKKLFDNCMKSNFSYETTALNYEHLYKVALELSRGGED from the coding sequence ATGAAAATTGCTTATGTTTCTTTTGAGGTTGTACCTTTTGCAAAAGTAGGAGGTCTTGCAGATGTTGCAGGAGCTTTGCCAAAATATTTAAAGAAAAGAAAAAATAATGTTTTTGTTGTTATGCCTTTTCATAAAGTTATTAGAGACAATTTCAATAATTTAAAACTTATTTCTGAAGATTTTGTGCCTCTTTCTCATGAACTCAAACAACCTTTTTCAGTTTATGAAGGAAAATTACCAGAGAGTGATGTAGTTGTCTATTTTATAAAAAATAATGAATTATTTAATACAAAAGATATATATGGTGGAAGAGATTTAGCACTTCAAAGTTCATATTTTTGTGATAGTGTTTTGAAATTTATTAAAGAAATACATCCAGATACAGATTTAATAAATGTTAATGATTGGCAAACATCTTTAATACCAGCATATCTAAAAAATAATTATTTTTTAGATGATATATTAGGAAATATTAAAACAGTTCTCACAATTCATAATCTTGGATATCAAGGTATATTTACGAGAGATAAATTTGATCTTACTGGACTACCAGATTTTATATTTAATCCAGAATATGCAGAATTTTATGGATATACAAATTATCTTAAACTCGGAATCATATATTCTGATATAGTTAACACAGTTAGTAAAACTTATGCCGAGGAAATACAAACAGCCGAGTTTGGATATCAGCTTGATGGAGTATTAAGGAGTAAAAAAGACTTTTTATATGGAATAATCAATGGAATTGATTATGAGGAATATAATCCTTTAACTGATAAAAGAATATTTAAACCTATAAAAAATTATAATGATAAAATAGAAAATAAATTAAAACTTCAAGAGAAACTTGGTTTAAAAATTTCTAAAGATGTTCCAGTTACTTCTCTTATAAGTAGATTATATGATCAAAAAGGACTTGATTTAATACAAGAAATAATTGAATATTCTCTTGCACTTGATTTTCAGTTTGTGATTTTAGGAACTGGAGATAAAAAATATGAAGATTTTTTTAATGAACTTTCAAAAAGGTATCCCAAACAAGTAAGTTCGAATTTATTCTTTGATTTAGATCTCGCTCAAAAAATATATGCTGGATCAGATATGTTTTTAATGCCTTCTTTATATGAACCATGTGGACTTGGTCAAATGTATTCTATGAGATATGGAACTGTACCAATTGTTAGATATACTGGAGGATTGGCAGATACTGTTATTGAATTTTATGAAGAAGGAAATGGAAATGGATTTGGTTTTTATGATTATACTTCTAAAGATCTTTTAAATGCCATAACTAAAGCAGTCTTTTATTATAAAAAAAGAAATAAAGAATGGAAGAAATTGTTCGATAATTGTATGAAAAGTAATTTTTCATATGAAACTACAGCTTTAAATTATGAACATCTTTATAAAGTGGCTTTGGAGTTATCAAGAGGTGGAGAGGATTGA
- a CDS encoding MBL fold metallo-hydrolase has product MILKVLIPGGTLWIPERIQGSYATICLLEHKNKKIIMEPGYEPSLRFLEEKFQELNLKSDDITDILLSHAHLDHAKNSIYFKNAIVNVHKLYDNKNFNKFGDFSSQSYINMIEDIKKREKKFDNGDILFESIEVVHTPFHSKEHCSFYIKTENMGKVFFPGDICMTRIELYDIMRGLRTDEVANIVKKYYDISDWIVFTHDAPYSIK; this is encoded by the coding sequence ATGATATTAAAGGTTTTAATACCAGGTGGAACTTTATGGATACCTGAACGTATACAAGGAAGTTATGCAACTATATGTCTTTTAGAGCATAAAAACAAAAAAATAATAATGGAACCTGGATATGAACCTTCCTTAAGATTTTTAGAAGAAAAATTTCAAGAATTAAATTTAAAATCGGATGATATTACAGATATTCTTTTGAGTCATGCCCATTTGGATCATGCAAAAAATTCTATTTATTTTAAAAATGCCATTGTTAATGTTCATAAATTATACGATAATAAAAATTTTAATAAATTTGGAGATTTTTCTTCTCAATCTTATATTAATATGATTGAAGATATAAAAAAAAGAGAGAAAAAATTTGATAATGGTGATATATTATTTGAGTCAATAGAAGTCGTACATACTCCTTTTCATAGTAAAGAACATTGTTCTTTTTACATAAAAACAGAAAATATGGGAAAAGTTTTTTTTCCAGGAGATATATGCATGACGAGAATAGAATTATATGATATTATGAGAGGTTTAAGAACGGATGAGGTGGCTAATATAGTAAAAAAATATTATGATATTAGTGATTGGATTGTATTTACTCATGATGCACCTTACTCAATAAAATAA
- a CDS encoding CBS domain-containing protein, with translation MYVRKWYSKSFHYVYLNSTLREFYEKLSDLGDNIAILRNDNTLYNMITKEELEFLSKFDENMKLYEILDPVEYFLFDDDLVEDALNIMLENHIKVLPVVDSEMIPLGIFGFFEILRAFRSISAMDESGTKIILTRKDKPGQLNNILQLLAKEDINVLSLMTSKNVNSKRSITLKLDIQNVNIVSDIFEKNNIEYDAIFEENIDYI, from the coding sequence ATGTATGTTCGAAAATGGTATTCTAAATCTTTTCATTATGTATATTTAAATTCTACTTTAAGAGAATTTTATGAGAAGCTATCTGATCTTGGAGATAATATAGCAATTTTGAGAAATGATAATACTTTGTATAATATGATTACAAAGGAAGAACTCGAATTTTTGAGTAAATTTGATGAGAATATGAAATTATATGAAATTCTTGATCCTGTAGAATATTTTTTATTTGATGATGATTTAGTTGAAGATGCTTTGAATATAATGCTTGAAAATCATATAAAAGTGTTACCTGTAGTTGATTCTGAAATGATTCCATTGGGTATATTTGGTTTCTTTGAAATATTAAGAGCTTTTAGAAGTATTTCAGCTATGGATGAATCTGGAACTAAAATTATTTTAACAAGAAAAGATAAGCCTGGTCAACTCAATAATATACTTCAATTACTTGCTAAAGAAGATATAAATGTACTTTCTTTGATGACATCAAAAAATGTTAATTCAAAAAGGTCTATAACCTTAAAATTAGATATACAAAATGTGAATATTGTTTCTGATATTTTTGAAAAAAATAATATTGAATATGATGCGATTTTTGAAGAAAATATTGATTATATTTGA